The DNA window GCCAAGGAGGCCGCCGAGATGGTGCTTGCCGACGACAACTTCGCCTCCATCGCCCATGCAGTGGAGGAAGGCCGGACGGTCTATGACAATATCAAGAAGGCAATCACCTTCATCCTCCCCACCAACGGCGGGGAGGCTGGCATCATCGTCGCGGCCATCATGGCGGGCCGCGTCCTGCCCATTACGCCGGTGCAGATACTCTGGGTCAACATGATAACGGCCGTTACCCTGGCCCTCTCCCTGGCCTTCGAGCCCGCCGAGCGAGCCGTGATGAAGCGCCCCCCGCGGGACCCGGGGGAGCCCATCCTTTCGCTGTTTCTCCTCTGGCGCATCGCCTTCGTCTCCATCATTATCGTCGTGGGCACCTTCGGGCTGTTCCTCTGGGACAGGCTCCATGAGGTAAGCATCGAGTCCTCGCGCACCGTGGCGGTCAACGCGCTGGTGATGTTCGAGGTCTTTTACCTCCTGAGCACCCGCTCCCTCCGGGAGCCTGTGCTCTCCCGGGAGGGGCTTCTGGGCAACCGCGCCGTGCACGTCTCCATAGCCCTCGTGCTCGGGGCACAGATTCTCTTTACCTATCTGCCGCCCGTGCAGCGGCTCTTCGGCTCCGCCCCCGTGGGCTTCTGGGACTGGGTGCGCATCGTCCTCGTGGCGGCCTCGGTCTTTGCCCTGGTCGAAGGGGAAAAGCAGGTGGGCATCTGGCAAAGGAGGCGGCGTGCGGAGGTGCCGGAGAAAATTCTCAGGCCCTGAGACATTTCCCCCGGCGCAGGCCCGCTTGTTGAGCCGAAAGCTGGCGCGCAAAGGCCGGCTTTCCCCCGGGTCCCCCGGCGGGCTAAAATGGTGAGATGCAGCAGCAGGGGCTCGTGGTTTTCCTTTTTTCCGCCGCTGCCGTCTCCCTGTCGGGCGCGCTCTCGCCCGGCCCCTTGACGGCGGCCGTGGTGCAGCAAGGGGGCAGGTCCCGCCTGGCGGGCGTGCTCGCCGCCCTGGGCCACGGCGTCGTGGAGTTCCCCCTCATCGCCCTGGGGGCGAGCACGGTTTTCAAGGCCGAGGGGGTGCGGGTCGCCATCGGCCTGGCCGGAGGGGGCTATCTCATTTTCCTGGCCAAGGGGCTTGTGCTTCCCACGGGCCGACGGAGCGAGGGCGGAGAGGCGGGCGGGGCGTCCTCGCTTGTTTCGGGCATGGTGCTGAGCGCGGGAAACCCCTACTTTCTTCTCTGGTGGGCCACGGTCGGCCTTACCCTGGTGGCGGGCGCAGTGAGCTTCGGCACGGCGGG is part of the Nitrospirota bacterium genome and encodes:
- a CDS encoding cation transporting ATPase C-terminal domain-containing protein, with the protein product AKEAAEMVLADDNFASIAHAVEEGRTVYDNIKKAITFILPTNGGEAGIIVAAIMAGRVLPITPVQILWVNMITAVTLALSLAFEPAERAVMKRPPRDPGEPILSLFLLWRIAFVSIIIVVGTFGLFLWDRLHEVSIESSRTVAVNALVMFEVFYLLSTRSLREPVLSREGLLGNRAVHVSIALVLGAQILFTYLPPVQRLFGSAPVGFWDWVRIVLVAASVFALVEGEKQVGIWQRRRRAEVPEKILRP
- a CDS encoding LysE family transporter, producing the protein MQQQGLVVFLFSAAAVSLSGALSPGPLTAAVVQQGGRSRLAGVLAALGHGVVEFPLIALGASTVFKAEGVRVAIGLAGGGYLIFLAKGLVLPTGRRSEGGEAGGASSLVSGMVLSAGNPYFLLWWATVGLTLVAGAVSFGTAGVVLFAVVHWLCDLVWLSFLSLLSHKGVRAFGAGLARKVDLVSGLVMLVFGGIFIMESVKILLP